The nucleotide window CTCGCGCAGCTCCGACTCGTAGCGGCGCAACACGTCGACCACGTCCTTCGGTCGGACGGCCTCGGAGTAGGTTATCACGTCCTGTCCCGTCGCGGCGGTCGCCTCACCGACGCCCAGCGACTCGTCGACGGCGACGAGCATCGCCACGTCCTCCAGCCCCCGGAACTGTGCCAGCTTCTTGTCGACGTACTCCGGGGTCCAGAAGCCGACGATCTCGAAGAACAGCCCGAAGTCGGCGTGGTCGTACACGAACGCGAAGTCCGGCACGGCCACCCGTGGCGCGTCGACCGCCGCCGTCTCCGTCCCCGCGGTCGCCCGTTCCGGGTCCACCACGAGCGGCTCCGGCTCCCGCACGAGCGTCCAGTCGAGATCCAGGGCCCGGAACCGGGCCGCGAACGACGACTCCACCCCGGAGTCGAAGGCGGGCTCCCCCGTCGGGTCACCCTCCGGCACCGGTACGTCCGCGTCCGACAGCCGGAGCGTCCGCTCCGTGGCCCGGTCGTCGACGGTCGCGGTCAGCTCCCACCGGGCGGCCGTCCGGGCGACCGTCCGGAGCAGGTTCGCGAACGCGACGCCGTACCGCCGGGTCCGGCGGAACAACGCGTCCGGCCCGGTGACGACGGCCTCGCGGCTGGACAGCGCGGGGGTCTCTCCCGTCGCCGGTGCTCCCGTCTCGAACACCTCGTACAGCAGTCCGGCCCGGGAGGCGGCCGACACGAGCGCCTTCGGGTCCGACGCCCGCAGTCGGACCTCCGTCGCGTCCAGTAGTGCCGCCGCCGCCAGCGCGAAGTCGTAACGGACACACAGCGACGCCGGCGTCGGCTCCGCCCCCAGTCGCGTGAGGATCTGTTCGGGTTCCCGGTCGGCGTACAGCGACGCCGCCACCGTCTCCGGGTCGGCACCTAACTCGTCGGCCGCCCGCGTCAACGCCCGCTCGCGGTCGGTCTCGTCGGCGACCCCGACCGTCTCGGCGGCCTCGAAGGCGGTCCGGCGCACCCGTTCGGGGGGGAGCGGCGACCGTGTCTCGAAGGTGGCCTCGTCGTCCAACAGCTTCGCCAGCCCGCGGACGAGTTTGAAGTCGTCCGTCTCCCGCTCCAGCGCGGTCACGGCCTCCGTCAGCGCTCGCCGGGGTTCGCCGACGTGGCCCTGGTAGACGCCGATCACCCGCCCGGCCAACTCGCGGGCGTCCGGGTCGTCTCCGAGGAACTGTGGGTGGTAGCCGCCGCCGGCCCGAGAGATTCGCCGGAGATCCTTCGTCAGCACACCGGCAGGTCGGGTGCCCAGTCGGATACCGGTCACGGACACCGGAAGACACACGGAGCCGGCGGCAAAGAGTAGTGTATGGGACTCGGAAGCACGGCCAAGAAGCTCCAGAAGGTCACCGACATCGCCGAGCAGCTGTTCAAACGCATCGATCAGATGCGCGGAGAGATCCAGAGCCTCCAGCAGGCTGTCGAGAGCACGGAGACGGACACGGCAGAGCTACGCCGTGAGGTCGCAGAGACCCGGGCGCTCGTGGAGGCGGTCGCCGAAGCGGAGGGAATCGACACTGAAGCGGCGCTGGCGGACGTCTCGTACCCGGAGACGGAAGGGCGAACGGTCGCGGACCGCGCGGAGGCAGAGGCGGAGGCGGGCGCAGACGAGGCCGGCGAGGCCGCCGACTGAGCCGGCGGCCCCCTGCCGACGGACAGACAGATACAGGTACCAGGGGCAACATTTGCCGAGCCGTGACGACACACACCGAGCCACTCGACTCCGTGCTGGAGACGGTGGGTGAGACGCCGCTCGTGCGGGTGAGCGCTTCGCCCGACGCCGTCCCGGTGTACGCGAAGCTGGAGTCGTTCAACCCGGGCGCGTCCGTGAAAGACCGGATCGGGAAGTACATGCTGGAGGGGATGTTGGCCGACGGTGACCTGGAGCCGGACGGCACCGTGATCGAGCCGACGGCCGGCAACACCGGCATCGGGCTGGCGGTCGCGGCCGGCCAACTCGACGTGGACGCCGTCTTCGTCGTTCCCGAGCGGTTCAGCGTCGAGAAACAACAGCTGATGAGAGCGCTCGACGCGGAGGTGGTCAACACACCCACCGACGAGGGGATGGGCGGTGCCATCGAGCGCGCCCACGAACTCGCCGAGGAGTTGGACGGCGGGGTCGTTCCTCAGCAGTTCCAGAATCCGTTGAACGCGGAGGCGCACTACGCCACGACCGCACCGGAGGTGTACGAGGCGCTGGACGGCGCGGTCGGGGCGATCGTCGCTGGGACCGGCACCGGCGGCACCCTCATGGGGATGGCGGAGTACGCCCTGGAGCGACAGCCGGACACCCGGATCGTCGCCGTCCAGCCGGAGGGGTCGATGTACGGCGCCTTCTTCGACGAGGAACCGGAGGAGGGGGAGTACAAGACGGAGGGGATCGGCACCCACGACCCGGCGACGAACGAACTGTTCGATCCGGACCTCGTCGACGACCTGGTGACGGTGTCCGACGAGGCGGTCCACGCGGAGATGCAACGACTCGCGGCCGAGGAGGGACAGTTGGTCGCCTCCAGCGCGGCCGCCAACTCGTTGGCGGCCCGGCGGGTCGCCCGCGAGATCCGCGACGGCGAGACGACGGTCCCGCACGAGGCCGTCGTCACCGTGTTCTGTGACTCCAGCGAGCGGTACCTCTCGAAGGGCGTGTACCGCTCGTTCGAGGAGTGGGAGGGGTGACCGGCCCCGGAACTCTTGACTCGGCGGGTGGTAGGCTGTGTCGATGGAGACAGTCAGCCACGCGGACGCGGACGGCGTCGAGGCGGTGCCGGACGTGGTCCTCCAACAGGGGGCGGCCGGCGAGGAGACGAGCGTCCAACAGTTCGAGATCGAACCGGGTGCGACGGTCCCGGAGCACAGTCACCCCCACGAACAGGCGGGCTACGTCGCACGCGGGGAGCTGACGTTCCTCGTCGACGGGGAGGAACGCGTCGTGTCGGCCGGCGACTCCTACGTCCTGGCGGGCGGTGAGCCACACGCCGCCGAGAACCGCGGCGACGAGCCGGTCGTCGGCGTCGACGTGTTCGCACCCCCGCGGACGGACCCGGACTGGGCGGAGTAGTCGACTACAGCAGTCGGTCGCGAGCCTCCTCCGTCCACAACACTCGGCCGCGGTAGAGGTACGGGCCACTGTTGTCGTCGAGGAACGTCTCGAACGCGTCACGGTCCATCTCGTGGCGACGGCGCTGCCCGTTGAGCCGCGGCCCGTCGTCGGCGTCGATTCGGGCGTGGACGACCTGCGCGCCGGCGCAGCCGGGCGAGAAGTTCCGGGCCGTCACCGTGTACCGGTCGTCGTCGGGCCGCGTCACCTCGTAGCGCGACGGCAGGATGTCGTCCGACTGGGAGACGACGTGTGTTCCGTCGCCGACCGCGAGGTAGTCGGGGTCGACCAACGCCTCGTGGCGTGCCGTCTGGGTCGCGCCGGCGACGGAGAAGCCGGAGGCCAACAGCCTGG belongs to Halobaculum sp. MBLA0143 and includes:
- a CDS encoding DUF790 family protein, with product MLTKDLRRISRAGGGYHPQFLGDDPDARELAGRVIGVYQGHVGEPRRALTEAVTALERETDDFKLVRGLAKLLDDEATFETRSPLPPERVRRTAFEAAETVGVADETDRERALTRAADELGADPETVAASLYADREPEQILTRLGAEPTPASLCVRYDFALAAAALLDATEVRLRASDPKALVSAASRAGLLYEVFETGAPATGETPALSSREAVVTGPDALFRRTRRYGVAFANLLRTVARTAARWELTATVDDRATERTLRLSDADVPVPEGDPTGEPAFDSGVESSFAARFRALDLDWTLVREPEPLVVDPERATAGTETAAVDAPRVAVPDFAFVYDHADFGLFFEIVGFWTPEYVDKKLAQFRGLEDVAMLVAVDESLGVGEATAATGQDVITYSEAVRPKDVVDVLRRYESELRETATASLPATLSPDADTVAVADLAADRGVPTDALADVRFPDHERVGDTLVRPAVLEAVADDLAAGQSFETASERLTDAGIDDASAALSRLGYRVEWEGLSGGTLVLK
- a CDS encoding DUF5798 family protein, which encodes MGLGSTAKKLQKVTDIAEQLFKRIDQMRGEIQSLQQAVESTETDTAELRREVAETRALVEAVAEAEGIDTEAALADVSYPETEGRTVADRAEAEAEAGADEAGEAAD
- a CDS encoding cupin domain-containing protein, which produces METVSHADADGVEAVPDVVLQQGAAGEETSVQQFEIEPGATVPEHSHPHEQAGYVARGELTFLVDGEERVVSAGDSYVLAGGEPHAAENRGDEPVVGVDVFAPPRTDPDWAE
- a CDS encoding PLP-dependent cysteine synthase family protein, which gives rise to MTTHTEPLDSVLETVGETPLVRVSASPDAVPVYAKLESFNPGASVKDRIGKYMLEGMLADGDLEPDGTVIEPTAGNTGIGLAVAAGQLDVDAVFVVPERFSVEKQQLMRALDAEVVNTPTDEGMGGAIERAHELAEELDGGVVPQQFQNPLNAEAHYATTAPEVYEALDGAVGAIVAGTGTGGTLMGMAEYALERQPDTRIVAVQPEGSMYGAFFDEEPEEGEYKTEGIGTHDPATNELFDPDLVDDLVTVSDEAVHAEMQRLAAEEGQLVASSAAANSLAARRVAREIRDGETTVPHEAVVTVFCDSSERYLSKGVYRSFEEWEG